A DNA window from Undibacterium sp. YM2 contains the following coding sequences:
- the nadB gene encoding L-aspartate oxidase gives MKNFDVAIVGSGLAGLSVALHLAQTRKVAIISKRELLDGASNWAQGGIAAVLDSHDSHEQHISDTLIAGGGLCDEGATRYIIEHGREAIDWLIEQGVPFTRDEEAELGFHLTREGGHSQRRIIHAADATGHAVQVTLEQKVRNHPNITLFEHHYAIDVITSAKIGDTSPTPRCLGLYVQDVKTGKVDTFAAQHTVMATGGAGKVYLYTTNPDTATGDGIAMAWRAGCRIGNMEFIQFHPTCLYHPFAKSFLITEAVRGEGGILKLPAEAGASAGKRFMTSHDERMELAPRDVVARAIDFEMKKRGLDFVELDISHQTPEFLKEHFPTIYARCLELGIDITKQAIPVVPAVHFTCGGIVTDTDGRTDLPGLYAVGETAYTGLHGANRLASNSLLECLVVGRAAAKHIEAQERASVIALPDWDESRVSDADEEVVIANNWDELRRFMWNYVGIVRTTKRLERAKHRIRLLKEEIDEYYANFRISNNLLELRNLVEVASLIVNSALSRRESRGLHFSRDYPDTLPKALPTVLSPKRKK, from the coding sequence ATGAAGAATTTTGACGTAGCAATCGTAGGTAGTGGACTGGCTGGCTTATCTGTCGCCCTGCATCTGGCGCAAACACGCAAAGTCGCCATCATTTCCAAGCGTGAATTACTTGACGGTGCCAGCAACTGGGCACAAGGCGGCATCGCTGCCGTACTGGATTCCCATGACAGCCATGAACAACATATTTCAGACACCCTGATCGCCGGTGGTGGCCTGTGCGATGAAGGCGCCACGCGCTACATCATAGAACATGGCCGCGAAGCCATAGACTGGCTGATAGAACAGGGGGTCCCCTTCACCCGTGATGAAGAAGCAGAACTGGGCTTTCATCTGACGCGCGAAGGTGGCCACAGCCAGCGCCGCATTATCCATGCGGCAGATGCTACCGGCCATGCAGTACAAGTGACCCTGGAACAAAAAGTACGCAACCACCCCAATATCACGCTGTTTGAACATCATTATGCAATCGATGTGATTACCTCGGCCAAGATCGGTGACACCTCACCTACCCCACGTTGCCTGGGTCTGTATGTGCAGGACGTAAAAACTGGCAAGGTAGATACCTTTGCCGCGCAACACACAGTGATGGCAACTGGCGGTGCTGGTAAAGTTTATCTATATACCACCAATCCCGACACTGCTACTGGTGACGGTATCGCCATGGCCTGGCGTGCTGGCTGTCGCATCGGCAACATGGAATTCATACAGTTCCACCCTACCTGCCTTTACCACCCATTTGCCAAATCATTTTTGATCACTGAAGCAGTACGTGGCGAAGGCGGCATTCTGAAACTGCCAGCCGAGGCCGGTGCCTCTGCCGGCAAACGCTTCATGACTAGCCATGATGAGCGCATGGAACTGGCACCACGTGATGTGGTCGCCCGTGCAATTGACTTTGAAATGAAAAAACGTGGCCTGGATTTTGTTGAACTTGACATCAGCCATCAGACGCCAGAATTCTTGAAAGAACATTTCCCTACTATTTATGCGCGCTGCCTTGAGCTCGGTATAGACATCACCAAACAAGCCATACCAGTCGTGCCCGCCGTGCATTTCACTTGTGGCGGCATCGTGACAGATACGGATGGCCGCACTGACTTACCCGGCCTGTATGCCGTCGGTGAAACTGCCTACACCGGCCTGCATGGCGCCAACCGCCTGGCCAGTAATTCGCTACTGGAATGCCTGGTCGTTGGCCGTGCTGCCGCAAAACATATAGAAGCGCAGGAACGTGCCAGCGTCATTGCCCTGCCCGACTGGGATGAAAGCCGTGTTTCAGATGCCGATGAAGAAGTCGTCATCGCTAATAACTGGGATGAGCTGCGTCGCTTCATGTGGAATTATGTCGGTATAGTCCGCACCACCAAACGCCTGGAGCGCGCCAAACATCGCATACGCCTGCTGAAGGAAGAGATAGACGAATACTATGCCAACTTCCGCATCTCGAATAATTTGCTGGAACTGCGCAATCTGGTGGAAGTTGCCTCACTGATCGTCAACAGCGCATTGTCACGCCGCGAAAGCCGTGGCCTGCATTTCAGCCGCGATTATCCAGACACTTTGCCCAAAGCCTTGCCTACCGTCTTGTCACCCAAGCGTAAAAAATAA
- a CDS encoding HU family DNA-binding protein, whose product MNKTELIDHIAKTADISKAASSRALDAVIGAVKTTLKKNGTVTLVGFGTFSVAKRAARAGRNPKTGEPIKIKSAKVPKFKPGKALKDAVN is encoded by the coding sequence GTGAATAAGACTGAGTTGATCGATCATATTGCGAAAACAGCGGATATTTCCAAAGCGGCTTCGTCGCGTGCGCTGGATGCTGTGATCGGCGCCGTAAAAACCACATTGAAGAAAAATGGCACGGTAACACTGGTTGGTTTTGGTACCTTCTCCGTTGCCAAGCGCGCTGCCAGGGCAGGCCGCAATCCTAAAACCGGTGAGCCTATCAAGATCAAATCTGCCAAGGTACCTAAATTTAAACCTGGCAAAGCTTTGAAAGATGCGGTAAACTAA